Proteins encoded by one window of Camelus bactrianus isolate YW-2024 breed Bactrian camel chromosome 9, ASM4877302v1, whole genome shotgun sequence:
- the EPS8L1 gene encoding epidermal growth factor receptor kinase substrate 8-like protein 1 isoform X1, with translation MSATSGPEASPKWSAKSIYEQRKRYSTEVMADVSQYPVNHLVTFCLGEEDGVHTVEDASRKLALMDSQGRIWTQEMLLRVSPKHVALLDPDSKEELESYPLSAIVRCDTVMLPGQSCSLMLLVCQDSERTQPDVHFFQGLRQGVELIREDIQGALHSYRSGRGERRAAALWATRKELQLHSLPAAETPPLQHRPTVRAAVSWVEPAAGCGRPQVDPIPEAKEVRRPAWAEASSSADPASRDLGPHGPDLASLQAERDVDILNHVFDDVESFVSRLQKSAEAARVLEHRERSRRTRRREAGEGLLTLRAKPPSEAEYTDVLQKIKYAFSLLARLCGNIANPSSQELLHFLFGPLQMIVDSSGGPQFASGVRRPHLTSEAVALLRDNVTQRENTLWTSLGDSWTRPGLELPREEGPPYRPEFCSGWEPPATDPEGGTWDDPVEKQLQHERRRQQQSAPQVAVNGHGDQEPEAEPQLEREPARKWVLCNYDFQARNSSELAVKRWDLLEVLNDERKWWKVRDQRGQEGYVPYNILTPHPGPPGGHSQSPDCSLENSTPPPAPGSARALAPAPPPPPALAPAPCPQPAPALASAPARSPRDSSESLNNMDSRKQEKFSQMLCINEELQARLAKGLTGLSRAALAPRAPEPQLSPRSNASEDRGRAGRAEWCAAILAAEGEVSGAEPRGRGARVQSGLGAACAAGGQRESVRAGGSDEKAKEENGRRGENGGPLILPRSSAKFRGSPAGERTLQTAPTNGSRSFQGLRTCSSRGLTSSW, from the exons ATGAGCGCCACCAGTGG CCCAGAAGCTTCCCCCAAATGGAGTGCCAAGTCCATCTATG AACAGAGGAAGCGTTACTCCACAGAGGTTATGGCCGATGTTTCCCAGTATCCAGTCAAT CACCTGGTGACCTTCTGCCTGGGTGAGGAGGATGGCGTGCACACGGTGGAGGACGCCTCGCGGAAGCTGGCCCTCATGGACAGCCAAGGCCGCATCTGGACCCAGGAAATGCTACTGCGCGTGTCTCCCAAACACGTCGCGCTTCTCGACCCGGACTCCAAG GAGGAGCTGGAGTCGTACCCGCTGAGCGCCATCGTGCGTTGCGACACGGTGATGCTGCCGGGCCAGAGCTGCTCACTGATGCTGCTCGTGTGCCAGGACTCCGAGCGCACGCAGCCCGACGTGCACTTCTTTCAGGGCCTGCGTCAGGGG GTGGAGCTGATCCGAGAGGACATCCAGGGGGCTCTTCACAGCTACCGCTCGGGCCGCGGGGAGCGCAGGGCGGCGGCGCTCTG GGCCACGCGAAAGGAGCTGCAGCTCCATTCCTTGCCCGCCGCGGAGACCCCTCCCCTGCAGCACCGCCCGACAGTCCGCGCTGCGGTCAGCTGGGTGGAGCCGGCCGCGGGCTGCGGGCGACCCCAGGTGGATCCCATCCCAGAAGCAAAAGAGGTGCGGAGGCCCGCCTGGGCGGAGGCCTCCAGCAGCGCTGACCCGGCCTCCCGGGACCTGGGCCCCCACGGCCCCGACCTAGCCAGTCTGCAGGCGGAGCGGGACGTG GACATCCTGAACCACGTGTTCGACGACGTGGAGAGCTTCGTATCCAGGCTGCAGAAATCAGCGGAGGCGGCCCGAGTGCTGGAGCACCGGGAGCGCAGCCGCAGGACCCGGCGCCGGGAGGCGGGGG AGGGCCTCCTGACGCTGCGGGCCAAGCCGCCCTCAGAGGCCGAGTACACCGACGTGCTTCAGAAAATCAAGTACGCCTTCAGCCTGCTG GCCCGCCTGTGCGGCAACATCGCCaacccctcctcccaggagctgcTGCACTTCCTGTTTGGACCTCTGCAAATG ATTGTGGACTCTTCGGGCGGCCCCCAGTTCGCTAGCGGCGTGCGGCGGCCGCATCTGACTTCCGAGGCTGTGGCGCTGCTGCGGGACAACGTCACCCAACGTGAAAACACGCTCTGGACCTCGCTGGGAGACTCGTGGACCCGCCCGGG GCTGGAGCTACCCCGGGAGGAAGGACCACCATACAGACCTGAGTTCTGCAGCGGCTGGGAGCCCCCAGCCACTGACCCAGAGGGCGGCACCTGGGACGACCCAGTAGAGAAACAGCTACAGCACGAGAGGCGGCGCCAGCAG CAAAGCGCCCCCCAGGTCGCTGTCAATGG TCACGGAGACCAGGAACCAGAAGCTGAGCCCCAGCTGGAGCGGGAGCCGGCCAGGAAGTGGGTCCTATGTAATTATGACTTCCAGGCCCGCAACAGCAGCGAGCTGGCCGTGAAGCGGTGGGACCTGTTGGAG GTCCTGAATGACGAGCGCAAGTGGTGGAAGGTTCGGGACCAGCGCGGGCAGGAGGGTTATGTACCCTATAATATCCTGACACCTCACCCGGGGCCGCCGGGGGGCCACAGCCAAAGTCCTGACTGCAGCCTG GAGAACAGTactcctcctcccgcccccggATCAGCGCGGGCCCTGGCTCCCGCTCCCCCTCCGCCGCCAGCCTTGGCTccggctccctgtccccagccagCACCGGCCCTGGCTTCTGCTCCGGCTCGGTCCCCCCGGGACAGCAGCGAGAGCCTCAACAACATGGACTCCAGAAAACAGG AGAAATTCTCCCAGATGCTCTGTATCAACGAGGAGCTGCAGGCACGCCTGGCCAAGGGCCTCACGGGCCTTAGCCGTGCAGCCTTGGCGCCCCGCGCCCCGGAGCCGCAGCTCAGCCCGCGCTCCAACGCCTCGGAG GACCGTGGCCGCGCTGGGCGCGCTGAGTGGTGCGCAGCTATTCTCGCTGCAGAAGGAGAAGTTTCGGGAGCTGAGCCCCGAGGAAGGGGCGCGCGTGTTCAGTCAGGTCTCGGTGCAGCGTGCGCTGCTGGAG gacaAAGAGAAAGTGTCAGAGCTGGAGGCAGTGATGAAAAAGCAAAAGAGGAGAATGGAAGACGAGGTGAAAACGGAGGTCCTTTGATCCTTCCCCGCTCCTCCGCGAAGTTTCGAGGCAGCCCCGCGGGAGAACGGACTCTGCAGACTGCCCCCACCAATGGAAGTAGATCCTTCCAGGGATTGCGGACCTGTTCCAGCCGTGGTCTTACCTCATCCTGGTAG
- the EPS8L1 gene encoding epidermal growth factor receptor kinase substrate 8-like protein 1 isoform X2, producing the protein MSATSGPEASPKWSAKSIYEQRKRYSTEVMADVSQYPVNHLVTFCLGEEDGVHTVEDASRKLALMDSQGRIWTQEMLLRVSPKHVALLDPDSKEELESYPLSAIVRCDTVMLPGQSCSLMLLVCQDSERTQPDVHFFQGLRQGVELIREDIQGALHSYRSGRGERRAAALWATRKELQLHSLPAAETPPLQHRPTVRAAVSWVEPAAGCGRPQVDPIPEAKEVRRPAWAEASSSADPASRDLGPHGPDLASLQAERDVDILNHVFDDVESFVSRLQKSAEAARVLEHRERSRRTRRREAGEGLLTLRAKPPSEAEYTDVLQKIKYAFSLLARLCGNIANPSSQELLHFLFGPLQMIVDSSGGPQFASGVRRPHLTSEAVALLRDNVTQRENTLWTSLGDSWTRPGLELPREEGPPYRPEFCSGWEPPATDPEGGTWDDPVEKQLQHERRRQQQSAPQVAVNGHGDQEPEAEPQLEREPARKWVLCNYDFQARNSSELAVKRWDLLEVLNDERKWWKVRDQRGQEGYVPYNILTPHPGPPGGHSQSPDCSLENSTPPPAPGSARALAPAPPPPPALAPAPCPQPAPALASAPARSPRDSSESLNNMDSRKQEKFSQMLCINEELQARLAKGLTGLSRAALAPRAPEPQLSPRSNASEVRAWLQAKGFSSGTVAALGALSGAQLFSLQKEKFRELSPEEGARVFSQVSVQRALLEDKEKVSELEAVMKKQKRRMEDEVKTEVL; encoded by the exons ATGAGCGCCACCAGTGG CCCAGAAGCTTCCCCCAAATGGAGTGCCAAGTCCATCTATG AACAGAGGAAGCGTTACTCCACAGAGGTTATGGCCGATGTTTCCCAGTATCCAGTCAAT CACCTGGTGACCTTCTGCCTGGGTGAGGAGGATGGCGTGCACACGGTGGAGGACGCCTCGCGGAAGCTGGCCCTCATGGACAGCCAAGGCCGCATCTGGACCCAGGAAATGCTACTGCGCGTGTCTCCCAAACACGTCGCGCTTCTCGACCCGGACTCCAAG GAGGAGCTGGAGTCGTACCCGCTGAGCGCCATCGTGCGTTGCGACACGGTGATGCTGCCGGGCCAGAGCTGCTCACTGATGCTGCTCGTGTGCCAGGACTCCGAGCGCACGCAGCCCGACGTGCACTTCTTTCAGGGCCTGCGTCAGGGG GTGGAGCTGATCCGAGAGGACATCCAGGGGGCTCTTCACAGCTACCGCTCGGGCCGCGGGGAGCGCAGGGCGGCGGCGCTCTG GGCCACGCGAAAGGAGCTGCAGCTCCATTCCTTGCCCGCCGCGGAGACCCCTCCCCTGCAGCACCGCCCGACAGTCCGCGCTGCGGTCAGCTGGGTGGAGCCGGCCGCGGGCTGCGGGCGACCCCAGGTGGATCCCATCCCAGAAGCAAAAGAGGTGCGGAGGCCCGCCTGGGCGGAGGCCTCCAGCAGCGCTGACCCGGCCTCCCGGGACCTGGGCCCCCACGGCCCCGACCTAGCCAGTCTGCAGGCGGAGCGGGACGTG GACATCCTGAACCACGTGTTCGACGACGTGGAGAGCTTCGTATCCAGGCTGCAGAAATCAGCGGAGGCGGCCCGAGTGCTGGAGCACCGGGAGCGCAGCCGCAGGACCCGGCGCCGGGAGGCGGGGG AGGGCCTCCTGACGCTGCGGGCCAAGCCGCCCTCAGAGGCCGAGTACACCGACGTGCTTCAGAAAATCAAGTACGCCTTCAGCCTGCTG GCCCGCCTGTGCGGCAACATCGCCaacccctcctcccaggagctgcTGCACTTCCTGTTTGGACCTCTGCAAATG ATTGTGGACTCTTCGGGCGGCCCCCAGTTCGCTAGCGGCGTGCGGCGGCCGCATCTGACTTCCGAGGCTGTGGCGCTGCTGCGGGACAACGTCACCCAACGTGAAAACACGCTCTGGACCTCGCTGGGAGACTCGTGGACCCGCCCGGG GCTGGAGCTACCCCGGGAGGAAGGACCACCATACAGACCTGAGTTCTGCAGCGGCTGGGAGCCCCCAGCCACTGACCCAGAGGGCGGCACCTGGGACGACCCAGTAGAGAAACAGCTACAGCACGAGAGGCGGCGCCAGCAG CAAAGCGCCCCCCAGGTCGCTGTCAATGG TCACGGAGACCAGGAACCAGAAGCTGAGCCCCAGCTGGAGCGGGAGCCGGCCAGGAAGTGGGTCCTATGTAATTATGACTTCCAGGCCCGCAACAGCAGCGAGCTGGCCGTGAAGCGGTGGGACCTGTTGGAG GTCCTGAATGACGAGCGCAAGTGGTGGAAGGTTCGGGACCAGCGCGGGCAGGAGGGTTATGTACCCTATAATATCCTGACACCTCACCCGGGGCCGCCGGGGGGCCACAGCCAAAGTCCTGACTGCAGCCTG GAGAACAGTactcctcctcccgcccccggATCAGCGCGGGCCCTGGCTCCCGCTCCCCCTCCGCCGCCAGCCTTGGCTccggctccctgtccccagccagCACCGGCCCTGGCTTCTGCTCCGGCTCGGTCCCCCCGGGACAGCAGCGAGAGCCTCAACAACATGGACTCCAGAAAACAGG AGAAATTCTCCCAGATGCTCTGTATCAACGAGGAGCTGCAGGCACGCCTGGCCAAGGGCCTCACGGGCCTTAGCCGTGCAGCCTTGGCGCCCCGCGCCCCGGAGCCGCAGCTCAGCCCGCGCTCCAACGCCTCGGAGGTCCGTGCCTGGCTGCAGGCCAAGGGCTTTAGCTCGGG GACCGTGGCCGCGCTGGGCGCGCTGAGTGGTGCGCAGCTATTCTCGCTGCAGAAGGAGAAGTTTCGGGAGCTGAGCCCCGAGGAAGGGGCGCGCGTGTTCAGTCAGGTCTCGGTGCAGCGTGCGCTGCTGGAG gacaAAGAGAAAGTGTCAGAGCTGGAGGCAGTGATGAAAAAGCAAAAGAGGAGAATGGAAGACGAGGTGAAAACGGAGGTCCTTTGA